DNA from Dromaius novaehollandiae isolate bDroNov1 chromosome 12, bDroNov1.hap1, whole genome shotgun sequence:
AACTAGACAGCCAGATGTCCAAATCAGTTGATTTGGTGAAGTTGATCAGTGTGAAGTTTCTTCACACAAAAGAAGAATCATAATTTAAACATGGAGTGAAATATTTACAGGTCAGGTTGGGTTGTTGGTTCATATAATAAAGCATTCACTTTTCACTCTCAGTGGCCTTAAGAAGAAAGAAAGTACGTTGGGGAAGGAATTTGGGAAGATTAGTAAGATTTGAGTGGCCAAACAGTGAGGCATCAGATTACTCAGTCTTCTCATTTCAAACTACAAGAGACACTCAAGTGTAGATGCAATCCAGTCTTTTCTCAATAGTTGTAAACACTTTTTTGAAAAGACCTGATCCTTTTTAGATTGAGACAGTAGGTCATCTAAATGGTAACAGCAGGCAGGTTATCAAGTTCTTCATTTGCTATTTAGCAAGAATATTCCTGGAATACTGACAAGCACTGCCTAGGGATTATGAGAAAATCAAGTGTTTTAGAAGGGAGTAAGAGCAGAGTTCTTTTAACACAGAGGAGTGTTTCCAAGCATTGCTGTGTTTAGTGGTCAGCTGATAGCCTTGTTCAGCCACAGCTCCAGAAAGCAGTCAGTGAATACTTACTTATTCTGTATATAGGCAGACATTCAGCAGTGATTTATTCAAAACTAGCATACTGGAGAATTACTGAGCTGTTAAAAAACAGTGATTCATGTTCTGCTCTCAGATGAGTACTATTTTAAGAGGCTTCCATGGCAGCAAAACTCAAATAGATGCCTACCATCTTCCCTGCTGCAGAGTCACACACAATAAGAACTTAATTTACAAAGGATTTGCTTGTTTTTCAATAGTTATTCATTTCTTACTACTCAAAAAGTTTGAGTCTTGAGGGCAAAAGTGCAGGCTAtagcctctgctgctgctgctggtagcTTAGGACCATGCTCACTGGAGATACTGGATACTGCAGGCATAGCCCAGGACATAAGGACTATTTATTTCCCGAGATGACACAGTAGGTCAAGTGCAGTTGTTTCTAGTCCACTTCATAACTCAGGTAGCTCCGTTGCTCTGCACTCCCCATCTGTTTGGTCTGAAGACACAAAATTTAATTATATTCTGTAAGGCTAATAACAAGCTCTCTCTCTGCAGATACCCTGTAATATTCTTGCCTAGATTAGAAAGATGGCtagcagttgggggggggggggggaacttacAGAAGAGCATCTGTGctatttttcatccttttattttatccaagaaaggggggggggtaaTAATCAAGATTCATATTTGTGTTGTGAATTCTGtggatttcacagaagaagaaGCCAGTGATAACACAACATGCTAGGGTAGCCAAATAATGGAAATGTATTCTGGAGCATTTTTCTCTTCATGAAGATCAGACAGGCTGCTACAACCAAATATACATTTAAAGGAATTTGCAGCTCTACACAACATTCAGTTTAGATGATGCAAGGCAGTCAATAATTGTGTGACAACTGCCATTTTGTGCAGTTACTTGGAAAATACTAAAATTCAGAATACCACTGGCTGTTATGGCCAAGGCTCCAAGATCAAACGATACACCATTTTCTTCTAGCAGGGCTGGATCCTGACTTAGCCTCTCACCATGCAGCCCCAGCATGAAGCACACATGCTTCACCCCAGTTTGGCATCCTCTCCTCCAGTTCAGGGCCCCTGCATGTCAAATGGGGATTCTGTCCAACTCAATGCATCAGGAAGAACCCACGTTATTACATGACAAATGCATATAAAGTAGTGGTCAAAGCAGGGAAGCTAGGGTTGTGGGTGTCAATCAAGAGAAGTAACTTGCGTGCAGAATACAAAATTTGACAgatcctcccccctcccttccccgcaCCTGCACATTTTGGAGGTATAATTATCTTTCTTTCTGGAAAAGACCTCACATGCCTCCTTTTTCCCTTTACCACCTTTAaaaggccattaaaaaaaatccttcagataCAGCCAGTGTTGTGAGCAGACCTTTGGCCCCATAGACTCTTATTCACCTGCATGGGTTCTTTTATCATTTTCAGTTAGAAGATCATTTGAAAAGTATAATTTCCTCTCCTTAAGACTGTCATATCTTCATCTTTGGCTCAAAGACCAGTTATGAATTTACATATCTGTGTTAATGTGATTATCAAAGATACAGAAGGGCTCTTTGAAATAGCTTCAGAAAGTAAAACTCAGACTTTGTTGGAAGCACTTTACAAGCCAGCCATCCCCACCTCTGGTGCTAGGCTACAGTCTTTCAGGCAGGGACTGTTTGGAAAGTACAGAGATGAGACATACCAAGAGAAGGAAAGCCATAAGCATCGCTCAATCTTAACATCTTTAGCATCACAAATAACAGTATTCAAGCAGATTTGGAACAAAGTGCattgtattttcttaattaaaaccAGCTGGAAGTTTGCATAGAGTGATACAGGAAGTCACTACAAAGAATCTGAGAAATAAGGCCATTTTGGTCTCAACCCTCAAGGGCCTTCTTATTCTTTCCttaaacatcctttttttttaccCCCCCATCCCCTTCTAGTTAGTAAGCAACACTATATAGCAACAACACTAAGTATTAAAACttgattttgaaaaatattgagACTAATACCAATTCTAGGCTTATTCCCTAGGAATCCACAATCACTGGAATAGAAGGATTTTAAGTCTCAGTATGATAACTGTTGTACAATTTTGTTTGAACCATCTACACATTAATGCACTACTGCTCTGTTGTCTTTCTCCCTGTCATTGCCACTAGATCTATGTCTTGACTTGCCCATTTTGCCATTGAAGTAGTTTCTGAAATCAGATTAGCAAGTAGCTAAGCAAAAAAATTgatgtacatacacacaaacagtGAAATGCTGCATATGAAGGGATCTGAAGATACAAGTATTACTGCAGACTGACAGAACATCCTACACAGCAGTTAGAGCACACTACCCACAGTCATTACTCCATCTTGTTTCCTTTGTCCATTTTTCTGAATGACATCAGGGAGTTTCCCTAGCAATCACAAGCATAAAAAGCTTATAGATCTTCCCCTGCCAATGTGGCAACTCTTCAGTTCTTTATACTGATGAAACTAAAGTAAACACAAATTTTTCAAACACTACAGCAAAGCAAGTACAGCAGGTACAAAGGCTTGCCAGATGCATTATTTAGTACTTCAATgttagaaaaatgcatttcaatcGCACCTATTATAACCTGTTTCAGAGGTGTTCATTAGGCATTTTAATTGGCAGAAGAACCACAAAAGGTCATAGAtgctcctcccagcagtttttCTACATATCTTGAGACATTTGCTTCTTACATGGCAAGAATGTGAATAGTTAGATTACAGCCTGATAGTCTAGATTATTATTAAGATATTTTCTAGGAACCATCATGTATGCATCCCAAAATAAACATAAGAACTTGTTATTGTTTACAGCACTAAACTTATTTGCAAACTAACAGGTGGCTATCATTAAGGAAGGAGTAGCCCATTAGATCTTGCATATATGGATAATAAGAAAAAGTCAGAGGTAGACATCTGTACCTAGTGTTCACCATAACAGCAATcaaggcagagaaacagcttgAAGAGCTTGAGGATGCCGTTAGGGAAAGGTTTTCTTGTTCCTTCCACAGAATGCAAGCTggccaggctggggcagggggaggaggaggaaaacccTGGTGACAGGGGCAGAATCCCCAGTTACTATTTATCTATCTCGAAGgtattctatttttttcattgtCATCACAGAACTTACAAAATAATGCTTTGCTCAATGAGAAATATGAGACCCAACTTAAGATGACActcaggtatttatacatacaGTTTCACCAAGCTGAAAACAGGTAACACAGGCCATTCCAATACCTAAAACTGAATGATTATTGAACTGCTTGAGATTTACAGCACTCCCTTTCCTTTCCACCTCCATCCAAAAAACTACAGCAACAAGAGATGCTAAAAGACAGATTAACTTAAATATTAAGCTCTTTCTTGGAACACTGACAAAATGCCTTAAAGTTTAAAGAACATCAATACTGTGTCAGCAGTAAACAAGACGACCCAGATTCATGGATCCTTGTGCTTGTATTTGGACTTCTAGAAAgtgtgaaattaatttttttaaattaaaaaggtaTGCTTTATATAGCAGCTGCTATAAGCTAAATCTTGtccaaaaccagaaaaagaaaaccaaaaatacaaaACTCACTACCCGATGCATCTTTAAAAGAGATTACTGGATTAGATGACAGACATATAAATGGAGGGAAAATGATTTCTTGGCATTTTTGTGCCATGTATTTGAGACCTGATCTAGCTTCCTCAGCAGTAATAGCAAGTAAATATGGCACACACAAAGACATTACATAACTAGTTTTAACTTAAGTCCGTGATCATGCACTGTTTATCAAGTGACTGCATTTCCTTCAGAGTCCTTCAAGGAGTATCCTTGATCCTTTACTGTGTAATAATTCAGCAGTAACTGGGAAGATGACAGTTTTCAGGCACTACAAGGTTTCAGAAAGAAACTTAGACATATGTATTTAATAATAGGTAATGCATACAGAACAACTAACACAAGGAAATAGAAGTCTGTATATACCAAAGTGTCAAACCATATCACAAACAAACACGGACACTAGAAGCCACAGTAGGAAATGGTAATATAGGAGGACGAAAAAGAGCGAGAACTTCAACCATGGCTAATAATCAATGTTAGCTTCCAGtgtaattttcttcctttgctttctttgcctttcatcCAGGGATTTATCTTGCTCTTCTGgtcagaaaaggaaagacaaagaaacaagaaacaaaagatttACACTGGCATATAAGAGGCTGGGTAGCAAGATGATTTTCTTTCTTGGCATGAGTAGTATTGATGTTGGATTACTACAGCTCAGTCTGACATCCAGAGTTGACATGAGAAGAGACAGGAAGCAATAAAGGACTGAAAGGTACATTATTACCGCTGAGGTTTCAAGAGCTCTCTTTTGGACAGCCCTCTATTTTCTTTTTGGAGAGTTAATCACAGCCAATAGAATATCTGCATAAGACACAAAAGATAAATAAGGAAGTTCTCCATTCCAACAAGAGTCACTTGTAAGAGTTTGAGGCTCAAAAGTCAGGTATGCATTTTTAAACACTACGGCTAGTTAACCATTGGAGTAACTTAACAACAGCTGTGACAAATTCACCATCCTGGAAACATTTTAACAACAGAAAGATCTAGCTATCTATATACACAAAGATACAACATATATAATACTTCATAGAGCAACTGTTTCAAGGACACCCTAGGCCAGCTGATCTAGATAATCACAGATATCTCTTATAACCTAAGAGTTGCCAAGGATAGGCTAAACATGGATTACTGAGTAGTTTATCTCctgcaaagcagagggaaaaacaaacagaagcaacaAGTAAAACTACAGGCAGCTATAACATAAAAGTAGTTCTTTTTTGCAGTCTTATAAGATTATGTGTGCACTTTGGCAGGTACACAATGTAACTTAACTTCAGGTTATTCTGAGTATTTCTTACAGAGAAGTAAGCCTTTGACAGAAAAATTAATCAAACCTTGAATGTATTAATACTTTCAAGGCCTAAACAATTAGAAAAAACATCACTGGAACATGCTCAACATATGTCATCTGAAATCAAATCCTACTTTTTGCCTTAAACTttgtctaacaaaaaaaaaaatttattctggGCTAGACTTTCCTTATCATAGCTGTAGTTGCTCTAAAATGTACCGATAAGAGATACCTTTGCATCTGTTTCTTTAAACTTATTGCCACTTAGTCAGGGCTTAATAGGCTGCACCTGCATTAATGAGTCAATAAGGCATCCATTTAGCATCTCCCAGTAGATCCTTGTTTCTAAGAGGAACTTATCACCAtgatacaaaaacaaacaaatcacagTTGCTCATTTTGCTTGTGGaagctttttaaaacaagaaaaactaaGCAAGGCATTTCACAGTGAGATCAGGATTTAGGAATCCTAAAGAGCTATCCAAGATCTAAGGctaattgttttctttaaaatcttttctggGTTAGTGGTCTTTGACTCAGTGTATTGAGAGTTAAACCACCCAAAGATGAAAGCACATTTATCCAGTATTATTATAGTTCCTTTTCTGGAAACTGAGTTACAGataaggattttaaaaagtaGCTCCCGAACAGTATGATTTGGCTTTAGATAAACCTAGTATGTCCTAGGTATGCAAATTTCATGCTGAAGTGTGGAGCTCCTCTTCCAGTTCTCTCTTAAAACAGCTTCTTTTCTCATCAACACAGTTCAGAACATAAGCTGCCCACAGCCTTACAACACTGTCCTTGCTGGGAGAATACTCACAAAATCATGTTTGTAAAAACACTGTATGTGCAAAACAGGAATTACTCAACAGGAAAAATGCAGTGTTACCGTAAAGCTTCAATATCCTAATCAAGCCTCAGTACCCACTCACACCAGACCAGGGCCAATGGTTCTTGCCAGCTTATTTCAGTGATTAATACTGTAGATATTTGTTACTGGGTACAGTCCCAATCCAGCCAGTAATTAGATGCTATGGTGTAATCGGTCTCATTACAACAGACAATGCCAGAAGGTCAAAGGCAAACTAAGTTGCTAGACTGCATTAAAgggttaaaaaattaaatatttgatttCTAAATCAATATTGCTTGTCTACTGCGTCTGAATGAATATATATCCAAAGTCTACACAGGAAAAAAGGTCTAGTAGTTAGAACACTGGGGACCCAAAGAGCCTCGAGTGCTTTTAGCAAACTCTAACATTCCTGTATGTTAAGCAGATCACTTCgacctgtttttcatttttactttaaaattgaATAGTACATGACCAAATCCCAATAAAGTAGAGAAGATAAAATCCATAAGGTACTATGAACTGCTCAAATGCTATGTTGATGAAAATTACATTATCAGGCAGAGAATGAATATTAAGTACCTGTTAGCATGTGCACTTGGAAAAGGGGCAAATGCCTTATCCAACATTTTTCTAGTTCTTAGCATTCTGAAGTGATCTGCACCTTCTTCTGCACATCATTCTTGTTCTTTACAGCCTGTAAAGCATAATGCTTGGTGTTCCACTCTTCTCCATGAACAAAGTAAGCAAAACTTTGCATTTAATAAAAGTCCAAgagtggaagaagaaaagatgaaaaactaGAACTTCCTGTGCTCTTTGGAGCAGAAGTACTCCTAAAGCCAAACCAAATTCCACGGATCGGTTCCTAAATCCTACCCTATCTCACTGCAGCAGTGCTAAACGCGAAGTTTGAGAAGCAGGCAACATACAATTTGACTGTATCCTGCTCTGTGATTTATTGCATAAGCAGTTCATAAGTAACTGAATAGAGCTGTCTAATCAGATGCATCTAGTTGCTCATATTCTTTCAGTTGAAGATTCAGTTAAAGTTGTCTGCTCTCTTTTAATTTTGCcataaatttaaaagcaaatatatgGGTGTGAAGATCACTAATTTCTCGGTAAAGTCCCTGAGGCAATTGACATCAACTTCTTGATTTGACCATCATGGTGTGTGTTTACTAGGTTGTCCACTTTCTGTACTGCAgtacatgttaattttttttaattgagcaaCGTACATATCAATCTTTATCTCCAATAGAAAGTAAAAAGGAAACTagtacagaggggaaaaatactgaaaagagagAATACTGAAAAATGGCTTAATAAGATGAGCTAGGAATCACATTTTTATAGAAATATGGTACATATATGAccatgtatttatatatacttgAGAGGTTGCAAGGTCCTTATCGATCCTCAAAAATCCTATTATTTTCCCTGAacttttattcatctttttttgaaataaaataaggTTGCCATCTTTAAATGTTTGAAATCTTCTGTGTAAGCGTAAACTGGGTAGAAAGAGATTACTCGTTACCTGTAATTTCACTGCTGCCTACAGATAAAAACATAGGCAGTGGCTGCAATCTTAGGAGTTATGTGAGAGTCTCCGTATCAGCTAGATGCATATACTGGCTGTAATCTTTTTATTGAATGGAACACCTTATCACGTGACACTACTATCAATAATTCCCTACTACTGCTGGATAATTAAACCTAACTGCTGTGTTCTCAAACTATTAGATATATTTTGCAAATCAccactgttctttttaaaaaaaatatttcatacaaaACATGTTCATTTTATTAACCAACTTTGAACTGGTTTGCCAGTATATAGGTTATGTTTTGGTTCCTGATCAGCTATGTATTTAAATATACGAAGTTCAGACAGTAaggactgaaatttctcctctaGATTCCAGGGTCGGAATTATGAGGATCCCCATGAGATACCTCTGTAAACCATTTTGGATTGGTTCATGGAAATTGCCCCAGTTTTTTTCATAGCGCAGCTataacatttcacattttatattATCCACTTGTAAaatgttgtaattttttttttttttatggaagaaAGTCCTAAAAGGGAAAGTACTAAGCTGAAGCACcaattagttttattttactaCTACACTGATTgaacatatttcttttctttttcatagttcccgaaataaaaatcaaagacatCCAGCAACATTCCATCCAGGATTGTTAAAGAGCGAATTTCCAAGGCCTGGGCATCTTCTCTGATTTTTGCTCTGTGCTCTTGTGCAAAAGATGTCAGAAAACACAACCAAGACCTCAACTGACCCTCACTCAGCTCCTCTAGGTGTGTTCCTGGGTAGCATTTCACTGATCACTATTGTCATGAATATATTAGTACTGTGGGctgtgaaaactgaaaagaagctGCAAACAGTAGGCAACCTGTACATTGTCAGCCTCTCCATTGCAGATCTTATAGTTGGTGCAGCTGTTATGCCACTGAATATTGTTTATCTCGTAAATCACACGTGGCTTCTAGGCGTACCAGCCTGTTTGTTCTGGCTGTCAATGGATTATGTAGCTAGTACTGCATCCATCTTCAGTCTCTTCATATTGTGCATAGACCGTTATCGTTCAGTTCAGCAACCACTGAAATATCTCAGGTATAGAACAAAAATGAGAGCATCGCTAATGATTTTGGGGGCTTGGTTGCTGTCTTTCTTGTGGGTCATCCCAATTCTAGGCTGGCATGCTTTTACTGAGAAAAGGAAGCAGGGAAACAAGTGTGAAACTGAATTCTCTGAAGTCACCTGGTTTAAATTGTTGACAGCCATTGTCAATTTCTACCTGCCTTCCATCATCATGCTATGGCtctactttaaaatattcagGGCTGTCCGAAAACACTGTCAACACCGAGAGCTCATCGATGGATCATTTCGGtctttctcagaaaataaaagcatacaTCATAGTAAGACAAAGGATGAGCAAAAGATTTGCCCTCCAAAGCAAATCTTAGATGAGAACACCCCTCCCAAAGAACAACACAACTCCCCTCAGCCAAAAAATATGGAGGCAAGGCTTCATTTAGACAATACCAACAAGTCTTCAAAGGCTTTTGATAGCAGGAGTGACGGCAAAGTTTTCAGATGGAGCTGTTTCCCTCTCACCACTGCCCAGTCTAAGCCAGACCTGGATAAAGCAGGAAAGCAGTATGTGTGTGTTACAAAGGGGAATCAGAACGAAGAGGAGCCATGCTCACAGGACAGCGACTTAAGCAATACATCAATCGACCAGACCTCAGCAGAGGAGGTTTCCTGTAGAAATGACTCTAATCCTGATCCCAAAGGAGCCTGCAGTCCTCAGGGAAAGACTGAGGACAAGGATTTCACAGGACTGACTTACCTGAAGAGAACATGGCAAAGACTGCATAGCCATTCCAAAAGGCGCATTCCAGGACTGCATGTGAACAGGGAGAGGAAAGCAGCGACGCAGTTAGGGGTCATAATGGCAGCCTTTATTTTGTGCTGGATTCCCTATTTTGTGTTATATATGGTAATAGCTTTCCATGGTCATGAACAATTTTCCAAATTACACATGTTCACTATATGGCTTGGCTATGTGAACTCCACTTTAAATCCATTCCTCTATCCTCTTTGTAATGAGAATTTCAAGAAGACATTCAAAAAGATCCTTCACATTCCCTGATAGGTTATCTTTGGACTGATTTTTTTGAGCCAGAAGAAGAGTTTGTAAGTTCAACCAAACAAAACATACCAGTTTCAAAAGCAAACACCATGAATAATGTAGGTGGCTTTGGAAAACTGTAATTTATAAACAAGTGTTGGTAAAAGTAGGAAACATACATATATTAGATTTAGCATGTTTGAAGAGGAACTATTTCGGATCAGGAATACTTAAAACCTGGGGCCAATCTCAGAACTGTTGCACTACTGTACACACTTTACAGTTTAATATTACCTCTTTCATCATGTAGaacaaaagctgaaaatacaaaTAGAGATCTTCAGTGATTATAAAATATTCAACtgtggaaacagaagaaatagaATATGGTTTCTGTGATTGGCCAAattattatgtttttcttttttttaacttactgctTTAAACATGGGAAACACATTGCTTGTGAAGAGAGATCCCTTGCAAAAGGAGTTATGTGGCATAGACAAAAAGATAAGCTTCAACTGTTTGAGACAATCTAccctatttatttataatttcctCCAAATCACACACTTTTTTGAAATGTCAAGTCATATTGTAATATACTATATCTCTTTGATATCGTGCTTCCTTTATTTACACTAGTATCTGTTAActtcaatgaaaaaaatagaatttttagGTCCTGGATATTTTACTAAGACTTCCCAAACTCAACATACTATCACTGTCTATTCAAGAAGGGTATGCTGTTGTTACTAAACTTGTCATATGTAGTAGGTTATGGACAacataaatgttttttcttcctacAAGTAGGTAAATAATTAAGCATGCAGTCACAAACTAATTCATCCTTATAACAGACAGACTCTTATTATAATGAGGCAAACTCATCAGCAGCAACTAAAGCTTGCAAAACAGGACATAAAATATATGAAGTATGTTTACCTTTTCTATACTTtatatttaattgcattttataaATCATGATGTAAATGCTGTTACATATTTCAGGAGCCACATAAACTCAAatagttcaggttggaagggacctcaggaaatCATCTAGTACAGCctactgctcaaagcagggttaacTGACATCAGGTCAGGTTGCTTAGGGCCTTGTCCACAAATTGACTAACATGCATCTGCAGAAAGCTTCACTTGGAAAAGCTGGAAAGCAACCTCAACTGAGAGGTTTGCAGCAAAGGTTGATGCTACCAATTTTGAGAATTCACTTGCTCAGCCATTAGTTTAACTGTTTTTAAGGGCAAACAGTAATACTCAAAAGTAGACATGCTCTGTCATACAATAGGAATCAGTCACCACTCTGTAAGTGCAGTTAGGTATAGACTTCTTcccaaccaaaggaaaaaaaacatagttCTTTAGCAAGAGAGTACCTTGTGGCATATGTCAAATGGGCTAACTCATCACCAAGCCTACAACT
Protein-coding regions in this window:
- the HRH1 gene encoding histamine H1 receptor, with the translated sequence MSENTTKTSTDPHSAPLGVFLGSISLITIVMNILVLWAVKTEKKLQTVGNLYIVSLSIADLIVGAAVMPLNIVYLVNHTWLLGVPACLFWLSMDYVASTASIFSLFILCIDRYRSVQQPLKYLRYRTKMRASLMILGAWLLSFLWVIPILGWHAFTEKRKQGNKCETEFSEVTWFKLLTAIVNFYLPSIIMLWLYFKIFRAVRKHCQHRELIDGSFRSFSENKSIHHSKTKDEQKICPPKQILDENTPPKEQHNSPQPKNMEARLHLDNTNKSSKAFDSRSDGKVFRWSCFPLTTAQSKPDLDKAGKQYVCVTKGNQNEEEPCSQDSDLSNTSIDQTSAEEVSCRNDSNPDPKGACSPQGKTEDKDFTGLTYLKRTWQRLHSHSKRRIPGLHVNRERKAATQLGVIMAAFILCWIPYFVLYMVIAFHGHEQFSKLHMFTIWLGYVNSTLNPFLYPLCNENFKKTFKKILHIP